One genomic window of Helicobacter canis includes the following:
- the eutH gene encoding ethanolamine utilization protein EutH — MEWIGNIALYVVLACGVIGCVASIIARESALAQAYMNGFYAIGHIFVAIAGIFASIPYIVSLVESIVSPLYSLAHIDPSLAITSILAIDMGGYQVAMQSAKSLEGATMAMFVGFMAGATIVFSIPVGLRIIPKAAHKDFALGIMIGFLGIPFGVLVSCLFIMLDPVLIRDHIATQGKPTYLLDFSLPFILWNLMPLAAFCLVVSLGLYYVRKVMLAGFYVLGFVVDMWGKVFLTLLLIEHFSGGISYVFGGFPFDPVFADESDIMRALEIAGYTGLVLSGTFVLCALLNTALKLSHKPNALLFGGILACASNVLAAYPMLANLSPKARIQIVAFSVCGGFLIGDHLSFSANFQPSLIVPIMLGKLAGALLALWLARFFIGQK; from the coding sequence ATGGAGTGGATTGGAAATATCGCGCTTTATGTGGTGCTTGCTTGTGGGGTGATCGGCTGTGTGGCTTCAATCATCGCTAGAGAGTCCGCACTAGCCCAAGCGTATATGAATGGATTCTATGCCATAGGGCATATTTTTGTAGCTATTGCTGGGATCTTTGCAAGTATCCCTTATATCGTATCATTGGTAGAATCTATTGTATCTCCGCTATATAGCCTAGCTCATATCGATCCAAGCCTAGCGATCACAAGCATACTTGCCATAGATATGGGCGGCTATCAAGTCGCTATGCAAAGCGCAAAGAGCCTAGAGGGCGCGACTATGGCGATGTTTGTTGGGTTTATGGCTGGGGCTACGATAGTCTTTAGCATACCTGTGGGCTTGCGCATAATCCCCAAAGCAGCGCATAAGGATTTTGCACTTGGGATTATGATTGGGTTTTTAGGGATTCCATTTGGGGTGCTTGTATCTTGCTTGTTTATTATGCTAGATCCTGTGCTTATACGAGATCATATCGCCACACAAGGAAAGCCCACTTATTTGCTAGATTTTAGCTTGCCGTTTATCTTGTGGAATCTTATGCCTCTTGCTGCCTTTTGCCTAGTGGTTTCTTTGGGGCTATATTATGTGAGAAAAGTAATGCTTGCAGGGTTTTATGTGCTTGGGTTTGTGGTAGATATGTGGGGCAAGGTATTTCTTACACTGCTGCTTATAGAGCATTTTAGCGGTGGGATTAGCTATGTGTTTGGGGGCTTTCCCTTTGATCCGGTGTTTGCAGATGAGAGCGATATAATGAGAGCCTTAGAGATTGCTGGATATACCGGGCTTGTGCTATCTGGGACATTTGTTTTATGTGCGCTGCTAAACACCGCATTAAAGCTATCGCATAAGCCCAATGCTTTGCTATTTGGTGGGATACTTGCTTGTGCGAGCAATGTCCTAGCTGCATACCCTATGCTAGCTAATCTCTCGCCCAAAGCTAGAATCCAAATTGTCGCTTTTAGCGTGTGCGGTGGGTTTTTGATTGGCGATCATTTGTCTTTTAGCGCGAATTTTCAGCCTAGTCTTATTGTGCCAATTATGCTAGGCAAGCTTGCTGGCGCGCTGCTGGCTTTGTGGCTTGCGCGATTTTTCATAGGGCAGAAGTAG
- a CDS encoding AtpZ/AtpI family protein — protein sequence MSKDLTPSPLESTFDDQSGANAKKVDSTSSEQASSTSTDKPTPKAQKLINSAYDLSLGISIVVAVLLGLGIGILLQKLSGSVWGLGVGVFWGVAAAILNIYKAYKRTQKSLEDLANDPKYSYHKQEDSSFNKP from the coding sequence ATGAGCAAGGACTTGACCCCAAGCCCCCTAGAATCCACTTTTGACGATCAAAGCGGGGCGAACGCAAAAAAAGTGGATTCTACTAGCAGCGAGCAAGCAAGCAGCACAAGCACCGATAAACCCACGCCAAAAGCACAGAAGCTCATCAATAGTGCCTATGATCTAAGCCTAGGCATATCCATTGTCGTAGCAGTGCTGCTAGGACTTGGCATTGGTATCTTGCTGCAAAAGCTTAGTGGTAGTGTGTGGGGGCTAGGAGTTGGGGTATTTTGGGGTGTGGCAGCTGCGATTTTAAATATCTACAAAGCCTATAAACGCACGCAAAAATCCCTAGAAGACTTAGCAAATGACCCCAAATACAGCTACCATAAGCAAGAAGACTCATCATTCAATAAGCCTTAA
- a CDS encoding radical SAM protein — MKKSLAKRLGNKLRRVAIAKLPESTYKEALMKRYVNVISNIVVIVGQNCTLKCQDCANFSPYLSKILPFYPAQEIIADMQELIKEAQIAYLQFQGGEFFYHPDAREILAFAVQSPRIHSICIATNATIIPKDSMLELLASPKVIVRISNYGQVNAKTATKLEEVLQARGIAVILRNTYRGAGLWSKCGDKDTKRLPPKAMQKVFDSCTFAKECLTMENGFITRCSRGTIAHIMQGFRLGGGDGVLVRPQASRSFETIHPEAQEANADKRRQTGGGGESLPIFTYKSLQRFITDHQPITACYYCYGSEGVQVTPGVQMSKEQLEAIKQTQLPQLSQPSQLQWSKGDKINAPRA; from the coding sequence ATGAAAAAATCTTTAGCAAAACGGCTAGGTAATAAGCTAAGAAGAGTGGCGATCGCCAAGCTACCAGAATCCACCTATAAAGAAGCATTGATGAAAAGATATGTCAATGTGATTAGCAATATTGTCGTAATCGTGGGGCAAAACTGCACGCTAAAATGCCAAGACTGCGCGAATTTCTCGCCGTATCTCTCAAAGATTCTGCCCTTTTACCCAGCGCAAGAGATTATCGCTGATATGCAAGAGCTTATCAAAGAAGCGCAGATTGCGTATTTGCAGTTTCAAGGTGGAGAGTTTTTCTACCACCCAGATGCTAGGGAGATCCTAGCATTTGCTGTGCAAAGCCCTAGAATCCACTCTATTTGTATCGCTACAAATGCCACGATAATCCCCAAAGACTCTATGCTAGAGCTTCTTGCAAGCCCCAAAGTAATCGTGCGTATCTCTAACTATGGGCAAGTGAATGCCAAAACCGCCACCAAGCTAGAAGAAGTCCTGCAAGCAAGGGGCATAGCAGTGATTTTGCGCAATACTTATCGTGGGGCAGGGCTGTGGAGTAAATGTGGCGATAAAGACACAAAAAGACTCCCCCCAAAAGCTATGCAAAAAGTCTTTGACTCTTGCACCTTTGCCAAAGAGTGCTTGACTATGGAAAATGGCTTTATCACGCGCTGCTCTAGGGGGACGATCGCGCATATTATGCAGGGCTTTAGGCTTGGTGGGGGCGATGGGGTGCTTGTGCGCCCACAAGCTAGTAGAAGCTTTGAGACTATCCACCCAGAAGCACAAGAAGCAAACGCAGATAAACGCAGACAAACGGGGGGGGGGGGGGAATCTTTGCCGATTTTTACCTACAAAAGCTTGCAGAGATTTATCACAGATCATCAGCCTATCACAGCGTGCTACTACTGCTATGGCAGCGAGGGTGTGCAAGTAACGCCCGGAGTGCAAATGAGCAAAGAGCAGCTAGAGGCAATCAAGCAGACACAATTGCCACAACTATCACAACCATCACAATTACAATGGAGCAAAGGAGACAAGATTAATGCGCCTAGAGCATAG
- a CDS encoding adenylyltransferase/cytidyltransferase family protein produces MIIGYTTGVYDLFHIGHLNLLRNAKSMCDKLIVGVTTDELVSYKNKRSVIPFTERMEIVRSIRFVDAVIPQDSMDKLAMHDRLKFDVMFVGDDWFATPKWQSIEAEFAKRGVRIVYFPYTQGTSSTLLNSVLVQLRNESQTKEQ; encoded by the coding sequence ATGATAATAGGCTATACCACAGGCGTGTATGATTTATTTCACATAGGGCATTTGAATCTCTTGCGCAATGCCAAATCAATGTGCGATAAGCTCATTGTGGGCGTTACCACAGATGAGCTTGTGAGCTATAAAAACAAGCGTTCTGTGATCCCATTTACCGAGAGAATGGAGATCGTGCGCTCTATCCGCTTTGTCGATGCGGTGATCCCGCAAGATAGTATGGATAAGCTTGCTATGCACGATCGCTTGAAGTTTGATGTGATGTTTGTGGGTGATGATTGGTTTGCCACGCCAAAATGGCAGAGTATAGAAGCAGAGTTTGCTAAAAGGGGCGTTAGGATTGTGTATTTCCCCTATACGCAAGGCACAAGCTCTACGCTACTCAATAGTGTCTTAGTGCAATTGCGCAATGAATCTCAAACAAAGGAGCAGTGA
- the rbfA gene encoding 30S ribosome-binding factor RbfA: MSVHLERTQSLLKELLIEALSSLEDSRISSVSITDVICSRGKYNAQVFIHTDSEDRAMVLKALRKASGILREYVLSNSGWYKCPKLEFVVDESMARVQSLERIFQSIAQENEAEKKA, encoded by the coding sequence ATGTCGGTGCATTTAGAGCGCACGCAAAGTCTGCTAAAGGAGCTTTTAATAGAGGCACTAAGTAGCTTAGAAGATAGTAGGATTAGTAGTGTAAGCATTACTGATGTGATTTGCTCTAGGGGTAAATATAACGCCCAAGTTTTTATCCATACAGATAGTGAAGATAGGGCTATGGTGCTAAAGGCATTGCGCAAGGCAAGTGGGATTTTACGCGAGTATGTGCTAAGCAATAGCGGGTGGTATAAATGCCCGAAGCTAGAATTTGTGGTCGATGAGAGTATGGCTAGGGTGCAGAGCCTAGAGCGGATATTTCAAAGCATAGCCCAAGAGAATGAGGCAGAGAAAAAGGCGTGA
- a CDS encoding asparagine synthase C-terminal domain-containing protein → MRLEHRRLFGLENEFYKVGLESSFSDLSRAVCESGFDDFSPEGVTSFLSFRYPILHHTMFAGFKRSDEYRGLESTLSFGQGRYTNMQQAKVIAEFLLLQAIEKKVANTRRIGIALSGGLDSSLIVAMCRALYPHREIYTYSIGFYGDDEFKYARKVAKKFATKHYEKTLGYKEFFGDDSWLKALIKQKAAPLHPNELPLAYAQAQARKDCCDVVLCGEGADDVFGGYSHNLMLYASYVGEPQKFYAYILEHYRYFSYSTMRSLIHDKYIADDTAMIAPIFRSNAPKDLRDYMLYFIQALHTRGLIERGANALRFYGFNDGFVFLDSSLIDFVNNLPFSYKLHTKAPVQIPIKDYKSFSDTHCESKFLLKKIAKSYLPSSIITREKKGFPVPFALWDKQKAFDIQVDSSVFKSDDLSCCNAWEKFMIYNLNAFVEVFGVYRRQTGGGG, encoded by the coding sequence ATGCGCCTAGAGCATAGAAGGCTTTTTGGCTTGGAGAATGAGTTTTACAAAGTGGGGCTAGAATCTAGCTTTAGCGATCTCTCAAGGGCTGTGTGCGAGAGTGGGTTTGATGATTTTAGCCCAGAGGGTGTTACAAGCTTTTTAAGCTTCCGTTATCCAATTTTGCATCACACGATGTTTGCAGGCTTTAAAAGAAGCGATGAATATAGAGGACTAGAATCCACTTTATCCTTTGGGCAGGGCAGATACACAAATATGCAGCAAGCCAAAGTGATAGCAGAATTTTTGCTGCTACAAGCCATTGAAAAAAAGGTAGCAAATACTAGGAGGATAGGTATAGCCTTAAGCGGTGGGCTAGATAGCTCGCTAATTGTAGCGATGTGCAGGGCATTGTATCCACACAGAGAAATCTACACATATAGCATAGGATTTTATGGCGATGATGAGTTTAAATACGCAAGAAAAGTGGCAAAGAAATTTGCCACCAAGCATTATGAAAAGACGCTTGGGTATAAAGAGTTTTTTGGCGATGATTCTTGGCTAAAGGCACTTATCAAGCAAAAAGCCGCGCCCTTGCACCCCAATGAGCTGCCTCTAGCTTACGCACAAGCCCAAGCGCGCAAGGACTGTTGCGATGTGGTGCTGTGTGGCGAGGGGGCTGATGATGTCTTTGGCGGGTATTCGCATAATCTTATGCTCTATGCCAGCTATGTGGGCGAGCCACAGAAATTTTATGCCTATATTTTGGAGCATTATCGCTACTTTTCATACTCCACTATGCGATCTCTAATCCACGATAAATATATAGCCGATGATACTGCTATGATCGCGCCAATATTTCGCAGTAATGCGCCAAAAGATTTGCGCGATTATATGCTCTACTTTATCCAAGCCCTGCACACAAGGGGGCTTATAGAAAGAGGGGCTAATGCCCTGCGCTTTTATGGCTTTAATGATGGGTTTGTGTTTTTGGATTCTAGTCTTATTGATTTTGTCAATAATCTGCCCTTTTCTTACAAGCTGCATACAAAAGCCCCTGTGCAAATACCGATTAAAGACTATAAAAGCTTTAGCGATACGCATTGTGAGAGCAAATTTTTGCTAAAGAAAATCGCCAAATCTTACCTGCCTAGCTCTATCATCACTAGGGAGAAAAAGGGCTTCCCCGTGCCTTTTGCCCTGTGGGATAAGCAAAAAGCCTTTGATATACAAGTGGATTCTAGTGTGTTTAAAAGCGATGATTTGAGCTGCTGCAATGCGTGGGAAAAGTTTATGATCTATAATCTTAATGCGTTTGTGGAGGTGTTTGGGGTATATCGCAGACAAACGGGGGGGGGGGGGTAA
- the hemL gene encoding glutamate-1-semialdehyde 2,1-aminomutase, with the protein MEHFPKSRLNQAQIDKEDRIHTSINDFNEAKQVIAGGVNSPVRAFKSVGGTPIFIQKGQGCYLIDNDGNSYIDFVQSWGPLILGHSDSDVLQAVQEAVQNGLSYGAPTRAETLLAKAIIASYEGVEKVRFVSSGTEATMSAIRLARAFSGRSDIIKFDGCYHGHSDSLLVSAGSGCATFGSPSSPGVPSDVSKHTLVARYNDIDSVQKCIEASGQVGAIIIEPIAGNMGLVPAEAEFLLSLRKLCSEQNIVLIIDEVMSGYRAAFNGVQHFVPIEPDLVCFGKVVGGGMPLAVFGGRAEIMDMLSPQGAVYQAGTLSGNPIATAAGLATLKKLAKDKGLYARLETLARRFTQGLESCAKAHNIPLQTQVRGSMFGLFFAPKPVRNFDDAKCADSAMFARFHQEMLYRGVYLACSQFESGFICAPMSEKIIDEALQAASESFAYITKGE; encoded by the coding sequence ATGGAGCATTTTCCAAAATCACGACTCAATCAAGCCCAAATCGATAAAGAAGATCGCATACATACAAGTATCAACGACTTCAATGAAGCCAAGCAAGTCATCGCCGGCGGGGTGAATTCCCCTGTAAGGGCGTTTAAAAGTGTGGGTGGCACGCCCATCTTTATCCAAAAAGGGCAGGGCTGCTATCTCATCGATAATGATGGCAATAGCTATATAGACTTTGTGCAGAGCTGGGGACCGCTGATTTTAGGGCATAGTGATAGTGATGTGCTACAAGCGGTGCAAGAAGCTGTGCAAAATGGCTTAAGCTATGGCGCACCCACAAGAGCAGAGACATTGCTGGCAAAGGCGATCATCGCTAGCTATGAAGGCGTAGAAAAAGTGCGCTTTGTAAGCTCTGGGACAGAGGCTACAATGAGTGCTATCCGCCTAGCAAGAGCTTTTAGCGGGCGTAGTGATATTATCAAATTTGATGGCTGCTACCACGGACATAGCGATAGCCTGCTCGTAAGTGCTGGGAGTGGGTGCGCGACCTTTGGCAGCCCTAGCTCACCGGGTGTGCCAAGCGATGTGAGCAAGCACACACTAGTAGCACGCTATAACGACATAGATTCTGTGCAAAAGTGCATTGAAGCAAGCGGGCAAGTAGGCGCGATAATCATCGAGCCAATCGCGGGGAATATGGGGCTTGTGCCTGCAGAGGCAGAGTTTCTGCTCTCTTTGCGCAAGCTTTGTAGCGAGCAAAATATCGTGCTAATCATTGATGAAGTGATGAGCGGATACCGCGCAGCCTTTAATGGCGTGCAGCATTTCGTGCCAATAGAGCCTGATCTTGTGTGCTTTGGCAAGGTGGTGGGCGGGGGTATGCCTTTGGCAGTCTTTGGGGGTAGGGCGGAGATTATGGATATGCTATCCCCACAAGGCGCAGTCTATCAAGCAGGCACACTAAGTGGCAATCCAATCGCCACTGCCGCTGGGCTTGCTACATTAAAAAAGCTTGCCAAAGATAAGGGGCTATATGCGCGGCTTGAGACTTTAGCTAGGCGATTTACACAAGGGCTAGAATCCTGCGCAAAGGCGCATAATATCCCACTGCAAACGCAAGTGCGTGGGAGTATGTTTGGCTTGTTTTTTGCCCCTAAGCCTGTGAGGAATTTTGATGATGCAAAATGTGCTGATAGCGCGATGTTTGCGCGGTTTCATCAAGAGATGTTGTATCGTGGCGTGTATTTGGCTTGCTCGCAGTTTGAGAGTGGCTTTATCTGTGCGCCAATGAGTGAAAAAATCATCGATGAAGCCTTGCAAGCAGCAAGCGAGAGCTTTGCCTATATCACAAAGGGCGAGTAA
- the rpmB gene encoding 50S ribosomal protein L28 gives MARKCFFTGKGPMVGYNVSHANNKTKKRSLPNLRSIRIKLSDGTSMRVKVAASTLRTMKKHA, from the coding sequence ATGGCAAGGAAATGTTTTTTCACAGGTAAGGGTCCAATGGTCGGCTACAATGTAAGCCACGCAAACAACAAAACTAAAAAGCGATCTCTCCCTAATCTCCGCAGCATTCGCATCAAGCTAAGTGATGGCACATCTATGCGCGTGAAAGTCGCCGCCTCTACACTAAGGACTATGAAAAAGCACGCCTAG
- the rimP gene encoding ribosome maturation factor RimP: MWVDSIMAELEEIVESCGCTLYDVSVLRENEAQILRISIIKDGGVSLDDCELVSQSISPFLDVKDVIKDAYTLEVSSPGIERVLKNPRHFMLSCGEMVQIRLLDKQEIVGVLVKVSDSGVWLDVAKMDSRDLDGVSALDSNGFIPYTAIKRAKTIFEW; this comes from the coding sequence ATGTGGGTGGATTCTATAATGGCAGAGCTAGAGGAGATTGTAGAGTCTTGCGGCTGCACACTCTATGATGTGAGCGTGCTTAGAGAAAATGAAGCACAGATTTTGCGTATAAGTATTATTAAAGATGGGGGGGTGAGTCTTGATGATTGTGAGCTTGTATCGCAATCTATCTCGCCATTTCTTGATGTAAAAGATGTGATTAAAGATGCTTACACGCTAGAAGTAAGCTCGCCGGGTATTGAGCGCGTGCTGAAAAATCCTAGGCATTTTATGCTCTCTTGTGGGGAGATGGTGCAAATTAGACTGCTTGATAAGCAGGAGATTGTGGGTGTGCTGGTGAAAGTTAGCGATAGTGGAGTTTGGCTTGATGTAGCAAAGATGGATTCTAGGGATTTAGATGGTGTAAGTGCTTTAGATTCTAATGGCTTTATCCCCTACACTGCAATCAAACGCGCTAAAACAATATTTGAGTGGTAA
- a CDS encoding TrkA family potassium uptake protein has product MLSKLKKLLHWGNSSKPDIDLSPQLYEQFKAFRFPLVLIQVFILVGTLGYFLLEDYNIVQAFFQSSYTFTNTGFGALNEKEFGALAILFTTFLMISGAAIIAFSVAFIVSIVNTGVLTGLLKEKKMISNIARLRNHYVICYHNEYTIELTKQFREAQIPFVVVDSSPDFEKQALVHKYPYYIIGDPHTNTAMLKARLSTARGVVTFSKNLSDNIALIVSAKLFAQELKRKPLYIISSADSEEQVQKLQKLGSDTVISAPKLMAQRISAMALRPDMQNLLERFAYKNNSGLDLEEVLVPKYSWLVLKKLKDGHFRDFAKVFIVGITQKDGKYFAMPDEDTVISSECKLLMIGTSKGIGDVRRLIMKSKKPKEIDYI; this is encoded by the coding sequence TTGCTTAGCAAACTCAAAAAACTTCTGCATTGGGGGAATTCATCAAAGCCAGATATTGATCTCTCCCCACAGCTCTATGAGCAGTTTAAGGCTTTTAGATTCCCGCTTGTGCTGATCCAAGTCTTTATCTTGGTCGGCACACTAGGGTATTTTCTCCTAGAAGACTACAATATCGTCCAAGCTTTTTTCCAATCTTCTTATACTTTTACAAACACCGGTTTTGGCGCGCTGAATGAAAAGGAGTTTGGCGCATTAGCGATCCTTTTTACAACATTTTTGATGATAAGTGGCGCGGCGATTATTGCCTTTAGTGTGGCGTTTATCGTTAGTATCGTAAATACAGGTGTTTTGACAGGACTTTTAAAGGAGAAAAAGATGATAAGTAATATCGCGCGCTTGCGCAATCACTATGTGATCTGCTACCACAATGAATACACCATCGAGCTAACCAAGCAATTCCGCGAAGCGCAAATCCCCTTTGTCGTAGTGGATTCTAGCCCGGATTTTGAGAAGCAAGCTTTGGTGCATAAATACCCCTACTACATCATCGGCGATCCCCATACCAATACCGCTATGCTAAAGGCGCGTTTATCCACAGCGCGAGGGGTTGTAACATTTTCTAAAAATCTCTCCGACAATATCGCGCTCATCGTCTCTGCCAAGCTCTTTGCCCAAGAGCTTAAGCGCAAGCCCTTGTATATCATCTCAAGTGCGGATTCTGAAGAGCAAGTCCAGAAGCTGCAAAAACTCGGCTCTGATACGGTGATTTCCGCGCCAAAGCTTATGGCACAGCGCATCAGTGCTATGGCTTTGCGCCCAGATATGCAAAATCTCCTAGAGCGATTTGCCTACAAAAACAACAGCGGATTAGATCTAGAAGAAGTGCTTGTGCCTAAATACTCGTGGCTTGTGCTAAAAAAGCTTAAAGATGGGCATTTCCGCGACTTTGCCAAGGTCTTTATCGTAGGTATCACGCAAAAAGATGGCAAATACTTTGCAATGCCTGATGAAGATACGGTGATTTCTAGTGAGTGTAAATTGCTAATGATCGGCACTTCTAAGGGTATAGGTGATGTGCGTAGGCTCATTATGAAGTCAAAAAAGCCCAAAGAAATCGACTATATTTAA
- a CDS encoding asparagine synthase C-terminal domain-containing protein, with protein MDNKTYCMSHYLAFRYIADESKNFFPHLSHRNFTPSFTHDLIANVDELDSYIAKQMQGLDPSTTGIMLSGGIDSAVVASYLPKGAKAFTMRCNALPTSIDETKQAALYAKHYGLEHIIVPIYWEEILARLPSIFSFDGVPCHSIEPLIDICLSTARSMGVRTMCLGESFDLVFGGMDKLLAKDWGFDEFVQRYTFLDPKRVLKEYVDTSEVFEPYRQGEKIDFVRFIDEIFAIESSTSYWHIFEKNAMGYLDPCQRVKMAQPLDLQKIRNGSPKYMVRELFARRYKGIAIPDKIPMPREVEFWLRDYEPSRDEFIAGAHKGLSGDQKWQLFCLEQFLDMHDPRF; from the coding sequence ATGGACAACAAAACCTATTGTATGAGTCATTATCTAGCTTTCCGCTATATCGCTGATGAGAGTAAAAACTTCTTCCCGCATTTATCTCATCGTAATTTCACGCCAAGTTTCACGCACGATCTTATCGCTAATGTCGATGAGCTAGACTCCTATATCGCAAAGCAAATGCAAGGGCTAGATCCTAGCACCACGGGCATTATGCTTAGTGGGGGGATAGACTCTGCTGTGGTAGCTTCCTATCTGCCTAAGGGTGCTAAGGCTTTTACAATGCGCTGCAACGCTTTGCCTACTAGCATTGATGAGACAAAGCAAGCCGCGCTCTATGCTAAGCATTATGGGCTTGAGCATATCATCGTGCCAATTTATTGGGAGGAGATTCTAGCGCGTTTGCCTAGTATTTTTAGCTTTGATGGCGTGCCCTGCCATAGCATAGAGCCGCTTATTGATATTTGCTTAAGCACAGCAAGATCTATGGGCGTTAGGACAATGTGCCTAGGTGAAAGCTTTGATCTAGTCTTTGGCGGTATGGATAAGCTTTTGGCAAAGGATTGGGGCTTTGATGAATTTGTGCAGCGATATACATTTTTAGACCCTAAAAGAGTGCTAAAAGAATATGTCGATACAAGCGAAGTCTTTGAGCCATATAGGCAGGGAGAGAAAATCGACTTTGTGCGATTTATTGATGAGATTTTTGCCATAGAGTCTAGCACTTCATATTGGCATATATTTGAGAAAAACGCTATGGGCTATCTTGATCCTTGCCAAAGGGTGAAAATGGCGCAGCCCCTTGATTTGCAAAAGATACGAAATGGCAGCCCAAAGTATATGGTGCGCGAGCTTTTTGCAAGGCGGTATAAGGGCATAGCAATCCCAGATAAAATCCCTATGCCAAGAGAAGTGGAGTTTTGGCTTAGGGACTATGAGCCTAGTAGAGATGAGTTTATAGCAGGGGCGCATAAGGGCTTAAGCGGGGATCAAAAGTGGCAGCTCTTTTGCTTGGAGCAGTTTTTGGATATGCACGATCCTAGATTCTAG